The following is a genomic window from Candidatus Omnitrophota bacterium.
CATCTCCATTCTATCTGAACTGCTCCAGAAATCTCAAATCGTTGTTATAAAAATCCCTTATATCGGCCAGGCCGTAATATATCATCGCTATCCTCTCTATTCCCATGCCGAAAGCGAATCCCTGGTATTTTTCCTCATAACCGGAATTCCTGAACACTTCCGGATGCACCATTCCGGCGCCCATTATCTCCATGAAGCCGCCATGTCCGCAGGTGGAACATCCGGAGCCGCCGCACACAGGGCAGCCCATATCCAGCTCAACGGAAGGCTCGGTGAAAGGAAAATAACTCGGCCTGAAACGCACCTTGACATTGCCGAAGAGGCGGTGCACAAAAGCGCTGAGAACGCCCTTCAAATCGGCCAGGGAAATATCCTTGTCCACCCAAAGGCCCTCAACCTGATGGAAGACCGGAAAATGGGAGGCGTCTATGGCGTCGTTCCTGAAACATTTGCCCGGCACTATCACCGCCAGCGGCGGCTTGTTGTGTTTCATCACGCGCACCTGAACGGGCGAGGTGTGCGTGCGAAGAAGTATATTATCCTTGCCTTCAAGATAAAGAGTGTCGTGCATATCCCTGGAGGGATGGAATTCGGGCACATTGAGGGCCGTAAAATTGTGCCAGTCATCCTCCATGAGAGGCCCCTCGACGAGGGAAAAGCCCATTGAGAAGAATATCTCCACTATTTTGTTCCTGATTATGCTCAGCGGATGACGCCCCCCGACGGAAAAAGGCCTTCCGGGGAGAGTCTCGTCGATGGCCTCTGCTTTCACTCCGGGCGT
Proteins encoded in this region:
- the pheS gene encoding phenylalanine--tRNA ligase subunit alpha, whose protein sequence is MHIDAEISRIRKNFFETIKDIKTAEQLTNVRVVYIGRKGKVSRLLREVYGLPADIKPRVGKELNLLKNEIEKNIEDISLRFTPGVKAEAIDETLPGRPFSVGGRHPLSIIRNKIVEIFFSMGFSLVEGPLMEDDWHNFTALNVPEFHPSRDMHDTLYLEGKDNILLRTHTSPVQVRVMKHNKPPLAVIVPGKCFRNDAIDASHFPVFHQVEGLWVDKDISLADLKGVLSAFVHRLFGNVKVRFRPSYFPFTEPSVELDMGCPVCGGSGCSTCGHGGFMEIMGAGMVHPEVFRNSGYEEKYQGFAFGMGIERIAMIYYGLADIRDFYNNDLRFLEQFR